A genome region from Bordetella genomosp. 10 includes the following:
- the uvrB gene encoding excinuclease ABC subunit UvrB, translating to MSSPGFIEFPDSPFQLYQPYPPAGDQPNAIEALTQGVEDGLMYQTLLGVTGSGKTYTMANVIARLGRPALVLAPNKTLAAQLYAEMREFFPRNAVEYFVSYYDYYQPEAYVPTRDLFIEKDSSINEHIEQMRLSATKSLLERRDTVIVGTVSCIYGIGNPGDYHAMVLILRAGDRVSRREILARLVSMQYTRNDAEFARGVFRVRGETIDIFPAESAELALRVTLFDDEVETLELFDPLTGKVRQKVPRFTVYPGSHYVTPRDTVLRAIETIKEELRERSKLFIDEGKLVEAQRLEQRTRFDLEMLQELGFCKGIENYSRHLSGAAPGEPPPTLIDYLPADALMFIDESHVTIGQLGGMYRGDRSRKETLVNYGFRLPSALDNRPLQLQEFESRMRQCVFVSATPAAYEQEHADNVVEQVVRPTGLVDPIVEVRPARSQVDDLLGEIKLRVERSERVLVTTLTKRMAEDLTDYLAEHGVRVRYLHSDVDTVERVEIIRDLRLGTFDVLVGINLLREGLDIPEVSLVAILDADKEGFLRSERSLIQTIGRAARNLNGRAILYADRVTDSMHRAIGETERRRQKQEAFNVEHGITARGVKKAVRELIDGVVAPQQHQTVEDALPATVLKDEKAVAREIKRLEKLMMDHARNLEFEQAAAARDALNALKDRILLDGAV from the coding sequence ATGTCCTCTCCCGGATTCATCGAATTCCCCGACAGCCCTTTCCAGCTCTACCAGCCCTATCCGCCGGCCGGCGATCAGCCCAATGCCATCGAGGCGCTGACGCAAGGCGTGGAGGACGGTCTGATGTACCAGACCTTGCTGGGCGTGACGGGCTCGGGCAAGACCTACACCATGGCCAACGTCATCGCCCGTCTGGGCCGGCCGGCCCTGGTGCTGGCGCCGAACAAGACGCTGGCGGCGCAGCTCTATGCCGAGATGCGCGAGTTCTTCCCGCGCAACGCGGTCGAGTACTTCGTCTCGTATTACGACTACTACCAGCCCGAAGCCTACGTGCCCACGCGCGACCTGTTCATCGAAAAGGACTCGTCGATCAACGAGCACATCGAGCAGATGCGGCTGTCGGCCACCAAGAGCCTGTTGGAGCGCCGCGATACCGTCATCGTCGGTACGGTTTCGTGCATCTATGGTATCGGCAATCCGGGCGACTACCACGCCATGGTGCTGATCCTGCGCGCCGGCGACCGCGTGTCGCGGCGCGAGATCCTCGCCCGCCTGGTCTCCATGCAGTACACCCGCAACGACGCCGAATTCGCCCGCGGCGTGTTCCGCGTGCGCGGCGAGACCATCGACATCTTCCCGGCGGAAAGCGCCGAGCTGGCGCTGCGCGTCACCTTGTTCGACGACGAGGTGGAAACGCTGGAGCTGTTCGATCCGCTCACCGGCAAGGTGCGGCAGAAGGTGCCGCGCTTCACCGTTTATCCGGGGTCGCATTACGTCACGCCGCGCGATACCGTGCTGCGCGCCATCGAGACCATCAAGGAAGAGCTGCGCGAGCGTTCCAAGCTTTTCATCGACGAGGGCAAGCTGGTGGAAGCCCAGCGGCTGGAGCAGCGCACCCGGTTCGACCTGGAAATGCTGCAGGAACTGGGCTTTTGCAAAGGCATCGAGAACTACTCGCGCCATCTGTCCGGCGCCGCCCCCGGCGAGCCGCCGCCCACGCTGATCGACTACCTGCCGGCCGACGCCCTGATGTTCATCGACGAAAGCCACGTCACCATCGGCCAGTTGGGCGGCATGTACCGCGGGGACCGTTCGCGCAAGGAAACCCTGGTCAACTACGGTTTCCGCCTGCCGTCCGCGCTCGACAACCGGCCGCTGCAATTGCAGGAATTCGAGTCGCGCATGCGCCAGTGTGTATTCGTCTCCGCCACGCCGGCCGCCTACGAGCAGGAACATGCCGACAACGTGGTCGAGCAGGTGGTGCGTCCCACGGGCCTGGTCGATCCCATCGTGGAGGTGCGCCCGGCCCGTTCCCAGGTCGACGACCTGCTGGGCGAGATCAAGCTGCGCGTGGAGCGCAGCGAGCGCGTGCTGGTCACCACCTTGACCAAGCGCATGGCGGAAGACCTCACCGATTACCTGGCCGAGCACGGCGTACGCGTGCGCTACCTGCACTCGGACGTCGACACGGTGGAACGGGTGGAAATCATCCGCGACCTGCGCCTGGGCACCTTCGACGTGCTGGTGGGCATCAACCTGCTGCGCGAGGGCCTGGACATCCCGGAAGTGTCCCTGGTGGCCATCCTGGACGCCGACAAGGAGGGCTTCCTGCGTTCGGAACGCAGCCTGATCCAGACCATAGGGCGGGCCGCGCGCAACCTCAACGGCCGCGCCATCCTCTATGCGGACAGGGTGACGGACTCCATGCACCGGGCGATCGGCGAAACGGAGCGCCGCCGGCAGAAGCAGGAAGCTTTCAATGTCGAGCACGGGATTACCGCGCGCGGCGTCAAGAAGGCCGTGCGCGAACTCATCGACGGCGTTGTGGCGCCGCAGCAGCACCAGACCGTCGAGGATGCGCTGCCGGCCACCGTGCTGAAGGACGAAAAGGCGGTGGCGCGCGAAATCAAGCGCCTGGAAAAACTCATGATGGACCACGCCCGCAATCTCGAATTCGAGCAGGCCGCCGCCGCGCGGGACGCCTTGAACGCCCTGAAGGACCGCATCCTGCTGGACGGGGCGGTCTAG
- a CDS encoding low molecular weight protein-tyrosine-phosphatase, translating into MMTKVLFVCKGNICRSPSAEGVFRQLINDAGLAEVVRVDSAGTHAFHIGEAPDARAQAAARKRGYEINHREARQVSSDDFREYDLILAMDWEDLSDLQRQCPKAYQHKLNLVMRFANEYEEATVPDPYYGGPEGFGKVLDYLEDACQGLLELVRKRATQYQAA; encoded by the coding sequence ATGATGACCAAGGTACTTTTCGTTTGCAAGGGCAACATCTGTCGCTCGCCGAGCGCAGAAGGCGTGTTCCGTCAGTTGATCAACGACGCAGGGCTTGCTGAAGTCGTGCGCGTCGATTCCGCCGGAACGCATGCTTTCCATATTGGCGAGGCGCCGGATGCGCGCGCCCAGGCCGCCGCGCGCAAGCGGGGTTATGAAATCAACCATCGCGAGGCCCGCCAGGTTTCGTCGGACGATTTTCGAGAGTACGACCTGATTCTCGCCATGGACTGGGAAGACCTGTCCGATCTGCAGCGCCAGTGCCCCAAGGCGTATCAGCACAAGCTGAATCTGGTCATGCGCTTCGCGAACGAGTACGAGGAAGCCACGGTGCCCGATCCGTACTACGGCGGTCCCGAAGGTTTCGGCAAGGTGCTCGATTACCTGGAAGACGCCTGTCAGGGCTTGCTTGAACTGGTGCGCAAGCGCGCGACCCAGTATCAGGCGGCATAA
- the iscR gene encoding Fe-S cluster assembly transcriptional regulator IscR yields MRLTTKGRFAVTAMIDLAMRQHSGPVTLAAISQRQNISLSYLEQLFGKLRRHELVDSVRGPGGGYSLARLARNVTVADIIFAVDEPLDATSCGGKQDCTSGKDGKSGKCMTHELWATLNRKMVDYLDSVSLQDLVDQQRVRQLQEANNTTQNCTVRVNRGPGNSSGAGTATTVPGGAAAAV; encoded by the coding sequence ATGCGGTTGACCACCAAAGGGCGTTTCGCGGTGACTGCCATGATCGACCTGGCTATGCGGCAGCATAGCGGTCCGGTCACTCTCGCGGCCATCAGCCAGCGTCAGAACATTTCCCTCTCCTACCTCGAACAACTGTTCGGCAAGCTGCGCCGCCATGAATTGGTGGACAGCGTGCGCGGTCCCGGCGGCGGCTATTCCCTGGCCCGCCTGGCGCGCAACGTCACGGTGGCCGACATCATCTTCGCGGTGGACGAACCCCTGGACGCCACGAGCTGTGGCGGCAAACAGGACTGTACGAGCGGCAAGGACGGCAAATCGGGCAAGTGCATGACCCACGAACTGTGGGCGACGCTGAACCGCAAGATGGTCGATTACCTCGACTCCGTGTCCTTGCAGGATCTGGTCGATCAACAGCGGGTGCGCCAGTTGCAAGAGGCGAACAACACTACCCAGAATTGCACGGTCCGCGTGAATCGCGGGCCCGGCAACAGCTCCGGCGCGGGGACGGCGACGACCGTGCCCGGCGGCGCCGCGGCGGCTGTATGA
- a CDS encoding IscS subfamily cysteine desulfurase: MTTRPIYLDYSATTPVDPRVVDKMVPWLYDNFGNPASRSHAFGWEAEDAVERAREEVAKLVNADPREIIWTSGATESDNLALKGAANFYAERGKHIITVKTEHKAVLDTCRELERQGFEVTYLNVLENGLIDLDVFKAALRPDTILVSVMMVNNEIGVIQDIETLGEICREKGIIFHVDAAQATGKVEIDLQKLKVDLMAFSAHKTYGPKGIGALYVRRKPRVRIEAQIHGGGHERGFRSGTLPTHQIVGMGEAFRLAREEMGTENERIRMLRDRLWAGLSQIEEVYLNGDMERRVPHNLNVSFNYVEGESLIMAVKELAVSSGSACTSASLEPSYVLRALGRNDELAHSSIRFTIGRFTTEQEIDFTIDLLKSRVGKLRDMSPLWEMAKEGIDLNSVQWAAH, from the coding sequence ATGACCACTCGTCCCATTTATCTCGATTATTCCGCCACCACCCCCGTCGATCCCCGCGTGGTCGACAAGATGGTGCCCTGGCTTTACGACAACTTCGGCAACCCGGCGTCGCGCAGCCACGCCTTCGGTTGGGAAGCGGAAGACGCCGTCGAGCGCGCCCGCGAAGAAGTGGCCAAGCTGGTGAACGCGGATCCCCGCGAAATCATCTGGACCTCGGGCGCCACGGAATCCGACAACCTCGCCCTGAAGGGCGCGGCGAATTTCTATGCCGAGCGCGGCAAGCACATCATTACCGTGAAGACCGAGCACAAGGCGGTGCTGGATACCTGTCGCGAACTGGAACGCCAGGGCTTCGAGGTCACCTACCTGAACGTGCTGGAAAACGGCCTGATCGACCTGGACGTGTTCAAGGCGGCGCTGCGGCCGGACACCATCCTGGTTTCGGTGATGATGGTGAACAACGAAATCGGCGTGATCCAGGACATCGAGACCCTGGGCGAGATCTGCCGCGAGAAGGGCATCATTTTCCACGTCGACGCCGCGCAGGCGACCGGCAAGGTGGAGATCGACCTGCAGAAGCTGAAGGTCGACCTGATGGCGTTCTCGGCGCACAAGACCTACGGTCCCAAGGGTATCGGCGCCCTGTACGTGCGCCGCAAGCCGCGCGTGCGCATCGAGGCGCAGATCCACGGCGGCGGGCATGAGCGGGGTTTCCGTTCGGGCACGCTGCCCACGCACCAGATCGTCGGCATGGGCGAGGCGTTCCGCCTGGCGCGCGAGGAAATGGGCACCGAGAACGAGCGTATCCGCATGCTGCGCGACCGCCTGTGGGCCGGCCTGTCGCAGATCGAGGAGGTCTATCTGAACGGCGACATGGAACGGCGCGTGCCGCACAACCTGAACGTCAGCTTCAACTACGTCGAGGGCGAGTCGCTGATCATGGCGGTCAAGGAGCTGGCGGTGTCCAGCGGTTCGGCCTGCACGTCGGCGAGCCTGGAGCCTTCCTACGTGCTGCGCGCGCTGGGCCGCAACGACGAACTGGCGCACAGCTCGATCCGCTTCACCATCGGCCGCTTCACCACCGAGCAGGAAATCGATTTCACCATCGACCTGCTCAAGAGCCGGGTAGGCAAGCTGCGCGACATGTCGCCGCTGTGGGAAATGGCGAAGGAAGGCATCGACCTGAATTCCGTGCAGTGGGCCGCCCACTGA
- the iscU gene encoding Fe-S cluster assembly scaffold IscU yields MAYSEKVLDHYENPRNVGSFEKGDDTVGTGMVGAPACGDVMKLQIKVGADGVIEDARFKTYGCGSAIASSSLVTEWVKGKTLDEALNIRNTQIAEELALPPVKIHCSILAEDAIKAAVQDYKEKHTVA; encoded by the coding sequence ATGGCATATAGCGAAAAAGTTCTGGATCACTACGAAAACCCCCGCAACGTCGGCTCCTTCGAAAAGGGCGACGACACGGTGGGCACCGGCATGGTGGGCGCCCCCGCCTGTGGCGACGTGATGAAGCTGCAGATCAAGGTCGGCGCCGACGGCGTCATCGAGGACGCGCGCTTCAAGACCTACGGTTGCGGGTCGGCGATCGCTTCCAGCTCGCTGGTCACCGAATGGGTGAAGGGCAAGACGCTGGACGAGGCGCTGAACATCCGCAACACGCAGATCGCCGAGGAACTGGCCTTGCCGCCGGTGAAGATCCACTGTTCGATCCTGGCGGAAGACGCCATCAAGGCGGCGGTGCAGGATTACAAAGAAAAGCATACGGTGGCCTGA
- the iscA gene encoding iron-sulfur cluster assembly protein IscA — MAVTLTQQAANHIDRYLQRRGKGVGLRLGVRTTGCSGMAYKLEYVDTPDPADEVFESHGVKVFVDPKSLSYIDGTELDYAREGLNEGFKFRNPNEKATCGCGESFTV; from the coding sequence ATGGCTGTTACCCTCACTCAGCAGGCGGCGAACCACATCGACCGCTATCTGCAGCGCCGCGGCAAGGGTGTGGGCTTGCGCCTGGGCGTCAGGACCACCGGCTGCTCGGGCATGGCGTACAAGCTGGAATACGTGGATACGCCGGACCCGGCCGACGAGGTGTTCGAAAGTCACGGGGTTAAGGTGTTCGTCGATCCCAAGAGCCTGTCGTACATCGACGGCACCGAACTCGACTATGCGCGCGAGGGCCTGAACGAAGGGTTCAAGTTCCGTAATCCCAACGAGAAGGCGACCTGCGGCTGCGGCGAGTCGTTCACGGTGTAG
- the hscB gene encoding Fe-S protein assembly co-chaperone HscB gives MAADDHFSLFGLPACFALDAQALEQSWRAVAAQVHPDRYATASPAEKRVAMQWAARANEAYRTLRDPLLRARYLCERAGVDLQTESNTSMDRAFLMQQMEWREMLDEARADRDNAHAFDALRAELAQAESAMQETLADLLDTRGDHAAAGAKVREWMFVRKMGQEVAQAAQSGHPAD, from the coding sequence TTGGCCGCGGACGATCATTTCAGCCTGTTCGGGCTGCCGGCGTGCTTCGCGCTGGATGCCCAGGCCCTGGAGCAGTCCTGGCGCGCCGTGGCCGCGCAAGTGCATCCCGACCGCTACGCCACGGCCTCGCCGGCGGAGAAGCGGGTGGCCATGCAGTGGGCGGCCCGCGCCAACGAAGCCTACCGGACGCTGCGCGACCCGCTGTTGCGCGCGCGCTATCTGTGCGAGCGGGCGGGCGTCGACCTGCAGACCGAGAGCAACACTTCCATGGACCGCGCGTTCCTGATGCAGCAGATGGAATGGCGGGAAATGCTGGACGAAGCCCGCGCCGACCGCGACAATGCGCACGCTTTCGACGCCTTGCGCGCGGAGCTGGCGCAGGCGGAGTCGGCCATGCAGGAAACCCTCGCCGATTTGCTGGACACGCGCGGCGACCACGCGGCGGCCGGCGCGAAAGTCCGGGAATGGATGTTCGTGCGCAAGATGGGCCAGGAAGTGGCGCAGGCGGCGCAGTCCGGGCATCCGGCCGATTAG
- the hscA gene encoding Fe-S protein assembly chaperone HscA has translation MALLQISEPGESPAPHQRKLAVGIDLGTTNSLVAAVRSSVPEVLRDEQGRALLPSAVRYLADGQRLVGYEALTSQAEDPANSIVSVKRFMGRSAEDARASGAAYDFVDAPGMARLRTVQGELSPVEVSAHILERLRVRAEAVLGDELVGAVITVPAYFDDAQRQATRDAARLAGLNVLRLLNEPTAAAIAYGLENAAEGVYAVYDLGGGTFDISVLRLTKGVFEVIATGGDTALGGDDFDALIVQAVLDQAPDAAAWSRHDRRALAVAAKAARERLTEADATTVDVRLQDGRQVSHALTRARFEEMAAGLIDRTLACARRALQDAGLDKAEMRGVVMVGGATRMPVVRRRVGEFFGQTPLTDLDPDQVVALGAALQANLLAGNRAPGEDWLLLDVIPLSLGLETMGGLVERIIPRNSTIPVARAQEFTTFKDGQGAMSFHVLQGERELVTDNRSLARFELRGIPPMVAGAARIRVTFQVDADGLLGVTAREQSTGVEASVTVKPSYGLSDEEITRMLAESVDQADADAQARMLREQQVEARQLVESVQAALAADGDLLDAQERATVDAALAGAAGAQDLNDADAVRAAVQALSDATEDFAARRMDRSIRRALSGRKLDEIA, from the coding sequence ATGGCTCTATTGCAGATTTCAGAACCCGGCGAATCGCCCGCGCCGCACCAGCGCAAGCTGGCGGTGGGCATCGACCTGGGCACGACCAATTCACTGGTGGCGGCGGTGCGCAGCAGCGTGCCCGAAGTCCTGCGCGACGAGCAGGGGCGTGCCTTGCTGCCGTCGGCGGTGCGCTACCTGGCCGACGGCCAGCGGCTGGTGGGGTATGAGGCCCTGACGTCGCAGGCCGAGGATCCGGCCAATTCCATCGTGTCCGTCAAGCGCTTCATGGGCCGCTCGGCCGAGGATGCGCGCGCCAGCGGCGCCGCCTACGACTTCGTGGACGCGCCCGGCATGGCGCGCCTGCGTACCGTGCAAGGCGAGCTGAGCCCGGTCGAGGTCTCGGCGCACATCCTGGAACGGCTGCGCGTGCGCGCCGAGGCCGTGCTGGGCGATGAGCTGGTGGGCGCGGTGATCACCGTGCCGGCGTATTTCGACGACGCGCAGCGCCAGGCCACGCGCGACGCCGCCCGCCTGGCGGGGTTGAACGTGCTGCGCCTGCTCAACGAACCGACCGCGGCCGCCATCGCCTACGGCCTGGAGAATGCCGCCGAAGGGGTGTACGCGGTCTATGACCTGGGGGGCGGCACCTTCGATATTTCCGTGCTGCGCCTGACCAAGGGCGTGTTCGAGGTCATCGCCACCGGCGGCGACACCGCCCTGGGCGGGGACGATTTCGATGCGTTGATCGTGCAAGCCGTGCTGGACCAGGCGCCGGACGCCGCCGCGTGGTCGCGCCACGATCGCCGCGCGCTGGCGGTGGCCGCCAAGGCCGCGCGCGAGCGCCTGACCGAGGCCGACGCCACCACGGTGGACGTGCGCCTGCAGGACGGCCGGCAGGTCAGCCATGCGCTGACGCGGGCGCGGTTCGAGGAGATGGCCGCCGGGTTGATCGACCGTACCCTGGCCTGCGCGCGCCGCGCGCTGCAGGACGCCGGCCTGGACAAGGCCGAGATGCGCGGCGTGGTCATGGTCGGCGGCGCGACGCGCATGCCGGTCGTGCGCCGCCGGGTGGGCGAGTTCTTCGGCCAGACGCCGTTGACCGACCTGGACCCCGACCAGGTGGTGGCGCTGGGCGCGGCCTTGCAGGCCAATCTGCTGGCGGGCAATCGCGCGCCGGGCGAGGACTGGCTGCTGCTGGACGTGATTCCGCTGTCGCTGGGCCTGGAAACGATGGGCGGCCTGGTCGAGCGCATCATTCCGCGCAACAGCACCATTCCGGTGGCGCGCGCGCAGGAATTCACGACCTTCAAGGACGGGCAGGGGGCGATGAGCTTCCACGTGCTGCAAGGCGAGCGCGAACTGGTGACCGACAACCGTTCGCTGGCGCGCTTCGAATTGCGCGGGATCCCGCCCATGGTGGCGGGCGCCGCCCGCATCCGCGTGACCTTCCAGGTCGACGCCGATGGCCTGCTGGGCGTGACGGCGCGCGAGCAGAGCACCGGGGTGGAGGCCTCGGTCACGGTCAAGCCTTCCTACGGGCTGTCCGACGAGGAAATCACCCGCATGCTGGCCGAGAGCGTGGACCAGGCCGACGCCGACGCGCAGGCCCGCATGCTGCGCGAGCAGCAGGTCGAGGCGCGCCAGTTGGTGGAATCGGTGCAGGCCGCCCTGGCGGCCGACGGCGACCTGCTGGACGCGCAGGAGCGCGCCACGGTGGACGCCGCCCTGGCCGGCGCGGCCGGCGCCCAGGACCTGAACGATGCCGACGCGGTGCGCGCGGCCGTGCAGGCCTTGTCCGACGCCACCGAGGACTTCGCCGCCCGCCGCATGGACCGCAGCATCCGCCGCGCCTTGTCGGGCCGCAAGCTGGACGAAATCGCCTGA
- the fdx gene encoding ISC system 2Fe-2S type ferredoxin, which yields MPKLTVLPHPDVCPEGAVIENAPQGVSICRVMLDNHIEIEHACELSCACTTCHVIVREGYNSLDEASDSEEDLLDKAWGLSSTSRLSCQAKIADADLTVEIPRYTINHAKENH from the coding sequence ATGCCGAAACTGACTGTATTGCCTCATCCCGACGTCTGCCCCGAGGGCGCCGTCATCGAGAACGCCCCGCAGGGCGTTTCGATCTGCCGCGTGATGCTGGACAACCATATCGAGATCGAACACGCTTGCGAATTGTCCTGCGCCTGTACCACTTGCCACGTCATCGTGCGCGAGGGCTACAACTCCCTGGACGAGGCCTCCGATTCCGAGGAAGATCTGCTGGACAAGGCCTGGGGCCTGTCGTCGACGTCGCGGCTGTCCTGCCAGGCGAAGATCGCCGATGCCGACCTGACGGTGGAAATCCCGCGCTACACGATCAACCACGCCAAGGAGAACCATTGA
- the iscX gene encoding Fe-S cluster assembly protein IscX yields the protein MKWVDTYQIAEALFDAHPDVDPATVRFTQLREMVLALPGFEDDPARSGEKILEAIQQAWIEEAA from the coding sequence ATGAAATGGGTCGACACGTACCAGATCGCCGAGGCATTGTTCGACGCCCACCCGGACGTCGATCCGGCCACCGTGCGCTTCACGCAACTGCGTGAAATGGTGCTGGCGCTGCCGGGCTTCGAGGACGATCCCGCGCGCTCGGGCGAGAAAATCCTGGAGGCCATCCAGCAGGCCTGGATCGAAGAGGCGGCCTGA
- a CDS encoding methylglyoxal synthase: MSLPILRFGLAANRLHHETPNAALFDWLRACSGTIREMGIQLYTVGRTHDAISREGMLQGYPGLIRYPYGREGGLMKLVARVTEGRDGSQPFDGAIYLIDPVDPSSIFPEALALKRQCITHGRPFVSTLAGAIEWIEVERVLAGLAPDPAASRLLDFSRQTVALIAHDALKDQMVDFADAHFDLLSRFSRRVATGTTGGRLNDLAWSRGWPSDKPWVHRFLSGPLGGDAQIGELVLEHQCQRVIFFEDPHVARQHEADIQLLERAVRVVTETASCATSPAVARRWAQAMELRLQRLGA; this comes from the coding sequence ATGTCTCTTCCGATTCTGCGTTTTGGCCTGGCGGCGAACCGGCTGCATCATGAGACGCCCAATGCGGCGCTGTTCGACTGGCTGCGCGCCTGTTCGGGGACCATCCGCGAGATGGGCATCCAGCTCTACACGGTGGGCCGCACGCACGACGCGATTTCGCGCGAGGGCATGCTGCAAGGCTATCCGGGGCTGATCCGCTACCCCTACGGCCGCGAGGGCGGCTTGATGAAACTGGTGGCCCGCGTGACGGAAGGGCGCGACGGCAGCCAGCCTTTCGACGGCGCCATCTACCTGATCGACCCCGTCGATCCATCGTCCATCTTTCCGGAGGCGCTGGCGCTCAAGCGCCAGTGCATCACGCACGGCCGGCCTTTCGTGTCGACGCTGGCGGGCGCCATCGAGTGGATAGAGGTCGAGCGGGTGCTGGCCGGGCTGGCGCCGGATCCCGCCGCTTCGCGGCTGCTGGATTTCTCGCGCCAGACCGTGGCGCTGATCGCGCACGATGCCTTGAAGGACCAGATGGTCGATTTCGCGGACGCGCACTTCGACCTGTTGTCGCGTTTCTCGCGACGGGTGGCGACCGGCACGACCGGCGGCCGCCTGAACGACCTGGCGTGGTCGCGCGGCTGGCCCTCGGACAAGCCCTGGGTGCATCGCTTCCTGAGCGGGCCGCTGGGCGGGGACGCGCAGATCGGCGAACTGGTGCTGGAGCATCAGTGCCAGCGCGTGATCTTCTTCGAGGATCCGCACGTGGCGCGGCAGCACGAGGCCGATATCCAGTTGCTGGAACGCGCCGTGCGCGTGGTCACCGAGACGGCCTCCTGCGCCACGTCGCCCGCCGTGGCGCGGCGCTGGGCGCAGGCGATGGAACTGCGCCTGCAGCGCCTGGGCGCCTGA
- the lysS gene encoding lysine--tRNA ligase, translating to MTDTPTANTAQDKNRLIAERRAKLAKLRENGVAFPNDFAPDAHAAELHAQYDDKDQEALAAAARVVRIAGRMMLKRVMGKASFATLQDATGRIQIYLDRGVLGEEPYAAFKQWDIGDIIAVEGSVFKTNKGELSVHATQARLLSKSLRPLPDKFHGVADQELRYRQRHVDLVMTEATRRTFEARSKAIGGIRQFMLDAGFLEVETPMLHPIPGGAAAKPFITHHNALDMEMFLRIAPELYLKRLIVGGFERVFEINRNFRNEGVSPRHNPEFTMMEFYAAYTDYRWLMDFTEQLIRQAAIAATGSAVLTYQERELDLSRPFDRLTICEAILKYAPGYTQAQLDDAAFVRAELKKLGADVDSAPLARAGLGALQLALFEETAEAKLWQPTYIIDYPVEVSPLARASDSREGITERFELFITGREIANGFSELNDPEDQAERFRAQVEAKDAGDEEAMYYDADYIRALEYGMPPTGGCGIGIDRLVMLLTDSPSIRDVILFPHLRRED from the coding sequence ATGACCGATACCCCGACCGCCAACACCGCGCAAGACAAAAACCGGCTGATCGCCGAGCGCCGCGCCAAGCTCGCCAAGCTGCGCGAAAACGGCGTCGCCTTCCCCAACGACTTCGCGCCCGACGCGCACGCGGCCGAGCTGCATGCCCAGTACGACGACAAGGACCAGGAAGCCCTCGCCGCCGCGGCCCGCGTGGTCAGGATCGCCGGCCGCATGATGCTCAAGCGCGTCATGGGCAAGGCCAGCTTCGCCACGCTGCAGGACGCCACCGGCCGCATCCAGATCTACCTGGACCGCGGCGTGCTCGGCGAAGAGCCCTACGCGGCGTTCAAGCAGTGGGATATCGGCGACATCATCGCGGTCGAGGGATCGGTCTTCAAGACCAACAAGGGCGAACTGTCCGTGCACGCCACCCAGGCGCGCCTGCTGTCGAAGTCGCTGCGGCCGCTACCGGACAAGTTCCACGGCGTGGCCGACCAGGAGCTGCGCTACCGCCAGCGCCATGTCGACCTGGTGATGACCGAAGCCACCCGCCGCACCTTCGAGGCGCGCAGCAAGGCGATCGGCGGCATCCGCCAGTTCATGCTCGACGCCGGTTTCCTGGAAGTGGAAACGCCCATGCTGCATCCCATCCCCGGCGGCGCGGCGGCCAAGCCCTTCATCACCCACCACAATGCGCTGGACATGGAAATGTTCCTGCGCATCGCGCCGGAGCTCTATCTCAAGCGCCTGATCGTCGGCGGCTTCGAACGGGTGTTCGAAATCAACCGGAACTTCCGTAACGAGGGCGTCAGCCCGCGGCACAATCCGGAATTCACGATGATGGAGTTCTACGCGGCCTACACGGACTACCGCTGGCTGATGGACTTCACCGAACAACTGATCCGCCAGGCCGCCATCGCGGCCACGGGCAGCGCCGTGCTGACCTACCAGGAGCGCGAGCTGGACCTGTCGCGTCCCTTCGACCGCCTGACCATCTGCGAGGCCATCCTCAAGTACGCCCCAGGCTACACCCAGGCGCAACTGGACGACGCCGCCTTCGTGCGCGCCGAGCTGAAGAAGCTGGGCGCCGACGTCGACAGCGCGCCGCTGGCGCGCGCCGGCCTGGGCGCGCTGCAACTGGCGCTGTTCGAGGAAACCGCCGAAGCCAAGCTGTGGCAGCCGACCTACATCATCGACTACCCGGTCGAAGTCTCGCCGCTGGCCCGCGCCTCGGACTCGCGCGAGGGCATCACCGAGCGCTTCGAGCTCTTCATCACCGGCCGCGAAATCGCCAACGGCTTCTCCGAGCTGAACGACCCCGAGGACCAGGCCGAGCGCTTCCGCGCCCAGGTCGAAGCCAAGGACGCCGGCGACGAGGAAGCCATGTACTACGACGCCGACTACATCCGCGCGCTCGAATACGGCATGCCCCCCACCGGCGGCTGCGGCATCGGCATCGACCGCCTGGTCATGCTGCTGACCGACAGCCCCAGCATCCGCGACGTCATCCTCTTCCCGCACCTGCGGCGGGAAGACTAA